Within Thermococcus celer Vu 13 = JCM 8558, the genomic segment TGCGGAGGCCCTAGGTAAGCTCAAAGTAAGAGAGACCCTCGAGGTGATAGGCGACAGGCCCTTCGTCGATTTCATTCCAGGGCTCGAGGAAGCGGGTTACGAGATCGAGGTTAAGGAGGTCGGAGGGGCGTTCGTCCTCAGGGTAACGAAGACCGAGAACTCAAGGGAGCTCTCGATGGAAGTCAGGGAGTGCGACGATAAGCTGGACGAGATAACGGAGAATACCAACGTGGGCAAGCTCCTCAAGGCCTACCCGGAGTCGTTGAGGGTACTCGTGAAGTACGGTTTCTCGCCCCTCGAGACCCCCGGGACGAGGAGGAGCCTCGCAAAAACGATAACCCTGAGGAAGGCGAAGGAGCTCATCGGGATGAGCGACGGGAAGTTTGAGGAGATGATGGAGGAACTTAGGGCCATCAAAAGGATCAAAGCCTGAACTTTTCCTTGATTCTTTAATTATTGAAATAGCTAATTAAACACTTCCATTTTTCAAGAGGTAGGAAAGGAGAAAAGGGAGAGGAGATCAATCTACATCCTTCGCAAAGGCGGAACCCTCCTCCACTTTACCCCCTTCCACATCATATCCTGAACGTCAGCCCCGGGTTGTGGTGAGTCCGATAGCAAGGGACCCTTGGAATCCCAAAATCTCGTGGAAACCCTTAAATATTCCATCCGTCATAAACTCTACCATGAGGACCAACGCCTTCGAGGTGGCCTCGCGCTACGTTTACCCCTCGCTGAGAAGGAGACTCGTCGAGATACTCCGCGAGAAGGGGCTCAAACAGGTAGAGATAGCGGAGTTGCTCCACATAACCCAGTCCGCCGTTTCTCGATACCTCGGGATGGACAGGGGCGCGCTGGTGGACGTTTCCCGATACCCCGATATAGACGGGGAACTCCGGTCTCTCGTGGAGGAGGTCATCGAGAGAAAGCCCGATGAATACTATATTCACAGGCGTTTGGTTGAGATCTCCCTGGAGATGCTCGGAAAGGGTTACGTCTGCTCTTTCCACTCAAAGATCGACCCCGAGGTAAACCCCGAGGAGTGCCGCGTCTGCCTCGAACTTTTCGGGTGATCTAAGTCCCCTCGGCCCGGCTAAGACAAAGTTTAATACGTTTTGAGGAGATTCTCAATGAGGTGGTTGAAATGAAAAGGGCCCTCGTTACACTCACGCCGCCTGAGGGCAAGAGGCTCATCGCCAGGGCCGTTGCGGCGATGCCGGAAGTTCAGGACGCCCTCAAACACGGTTTCGTGTACATAGCCACGGGTACCACCGCGGCCTACGTGGCCGAGGAGATACTCGGCGAGGACATCGAGAAGGAGAAGTGGACGGTCGGAGTTATAAGCAGGGGTAGAACCTGCGTCACACCGAAGGAGACCTGGCCGAAGCACCTCGTCCTCTACAGGGGCGAGCCCTTCGACGACCCGCTCGAGGCCCTCAAAAGGATGGGGCCGAGGGATGTCTTCATCAAGGGCGCCAACGCGATAGACATCAACTGGAACGTGGCGGTTTTCGCGGCCGCCCCCGACGGCGGGACGATAGGGAAAACCTACGGCTGGACGATAACCAAGGGGGTCTTCACGATAACGCCGGTGAGCCTCGAGAAGTTCGTGCCGACGCCCGTGGAGGAGAGCGCCAGGCTCACGGGCATACACTCCTTCGACTGGGGGACGGGCCTCTACGCGGCGCTCGTGCCTATACCCCACTCCCACCCGGTTACCGAAGTTGAGGCCTACAGAATTCTTGCGGGCGTTGAGGCCATCCCGATAGCCGCAGGAGGTGCCGGGGAAGCCGAGGGGAGCGTTACCCTCGTCCTCGAGGGGGACGAGGAGGCGATGGAGCGGGCGAGGGAGGTAACCAAAGAGGTTAAAGGGGAACCCTACCTCAGGCCCTACACGGAGGACTGCTCGGTCTGCCCCTTCGCAAAGATATGCGGCCCTGGAAGCGGTGCCCTCTGAGATGGTGCCGGTGAAGCGCTTTATGGCTTTCTTTTTATCGACCCTTTTAATGGCCCCGCTCGTCATGGCGGAGGGTGAAGGAGAGCTGGAGGCGGGATACGGAGGACTGACCGCCCTCGGGGTGGGCCTCATAGCGGTTGGCGTGGTCTATTACTCGCTGACGAAGCGGAAGCTCCTTATAGTCCACAAAAAGTCAAGCGAGTGGGGATTTGAGATAAGACCCGCCCATCCCTACGTAACGGTGTTCGGTCCCGTTTATCCCATCACCATTCACCACTTCCTCACGATAACGGGGACGCTGCTGGCCTTCGTCCACTTCCTCTCATCCCCCACGTACAGCGGACTCCGCGGGGGCACGGGTCTGGGTATGGCCATTCTCCTGATACTCCTGAACCTGAGCGGTTTCTTCGGTAGATACGTCTACGGAAGGATTCTCATCGCGGCAAAGAAGCACGACAGGAGGAAGGCAAGGAGGTTCGTCGGGCTGCTG encodes:
- a CDS encoding sugar phosphate isomerase family, with protein sequence MKRALVTLTPPEGKRLIARAVAAMPEVQDALKHGFVYIATGTTAAYVAEEILGEDIEKEKWTVGVISRGRTCVTPKETWPKHLVLYRGEPFDDPLEALKRMGPRDVFIKGANAIDINWNVAVFAAAPDGGTIGKTYGWTITKGVFTITPVSLEKFVPTPVEESARLTGIHSFDWGTGLYAALVPIPHSHPVTEVEAYRILAGVEAIPIAAGGAGEAEGSVTLVLEGDEEAMERAREVTKEVKGEPYLRPYTEDCSVCPFAKICGPGSGAL
- a CDS encoding DUF1858 domain-containing protein, with translation MMLDVRGVQPPQPAIRIAEALGKLKVRETLEVIGDRPFVDFIPGLEEAGYEIEVKEVGGAFVLRVTKTENSRELSMEVRECDDKLDEITENTNVGKLLKAYPESLRVLVKYGFSPLETPGTRRSLAKTITLRKAKELIGMSDGKFEEMMEELRAIKRIKA
- a CDS encoding transcriptional regulator, encoding MRTNAFEVASRYVYPSLRRRLVEILREKGLKQVEIAELLHITQSAVSRYLGMDRGALVDVSRYPDIDGELRSLVEEVIERKPDEYYIHRRLVEISLEMLGKGYVCSFHSKIDPEVNPEECRVCLELFG